CTTGTAGTCGGAGAAATGTGTCCTTGGTGTTCCTGTTCCTTTATCCATTTTACTTGTATAGGGAGGTGACAAATTatttcttttctcctccttGATGGAGAACTTCTCCTAATTTGTGCGTGTTAACAATACTAAGTGGATTTGTAaaagtatgtattttatattattttaaatgtctaGTATTAAGTGATGTACTTATCAAACATGATGGGGGTGAGAGAGTGGCCTGTTCCTGATCCCGCGCAAATCTACACCGTCTCTGACCCTCCCCGACAGCCTAAACTGAGAGCCGGACTGGACAGGAGGACGTGTGTCCCAGAGAGTGCTTTGAGGAGGGACTAcctaaagatatatattttttaaatgacagcataaatatgtacattttaccATCCTATGCATTCTCAACAAATCCATTTCCCCAATTTCCCCTTTTCTGTACATAGGCTGTATTTGACTCTAGCGGATGTGTAGGCTGCgggtgattgtgtgtgtgtgtgtgtgtatatatgtatatatgtatgtatgtatattatattatctacacattttttttccctgtgtaTCTTTATTTGTGCTATAGTTCTCACTATGGTTAAGAGAATGAAAAGCACAGAAAAGAGAGCATTCATGTCACAGATGTTCAAGATGGCCATGTGACCCAAACCTtgacatatttcttttttatagtttctgttaaaaaaaaaaaaatgtgttctagAGTGTGATATTTCTGATATTACACAAAACTAATCAGTATGATTCTTTttctgtacaaaataaaaaaataaaatcaaacatgCAGCATGTTTATTGCCAGCGTCTAGAAGATTCATGTAAGCGTTCTTGTATGTAGACTGCACATGTTTTGGATTGTGTCTGTGTAAGCTATTGGCCTCTCTCCTATCTTTTGATTGCATGGGTATTTGATATGGGTATATTATCGACATGTTTACAGGAAGATGTGTTGTGATAGTTTGTTTAACGCAACAGCTGTTGGTTCGCTGCTGTCAGATGTTGGTAGCCTCTCAAGTCGCGTGAATTGAATCTTCCAGCCGCTTCTTTCTACACGTGTCTTGCTGATGAATAAAACATTGCTTGCATGCAGTGTCGAGTATACGCTGTTATCCCACACTCTCTGCCACTGTTTTTTCCCACTTTATTTTACTAAACAATAACTTTTGATATCCTCTGTATATAAGTATTTGAGCGTAGCAGTGCTTTAACATCATGTGTATAAGAATATTCACGTGCATGGTATTGATGGGTTTCAACCTGAACCCTGCTGCATTGGGAGCATGTAAATGAGCGGTGTACCTGTGTACATATACATAGTGGAGAATGCACGTCTAATAGTCTCGGGGATGGATCTCCTTTTGCTAAAATACAGGAATTAGTGAAGTAGACACAGTTTATTTCATTGatacttaattaaaaaacaaattctacccatttaataatgtgaaaaataatatttcatctGCATTGTGTTGTTTTCCATGGATTACCTTTGATAAATGCCTGTTTTGGAGACACTTGATCTTTGTTCAGAACTTTTTGTAGCACTTATGAGAGACATATTTTGTGAAGAGAATTTTAGTTAGGATGAAATTATTTCTTACATCATTCATCAGAGGCATCACCTGAGGcttatataataacatatggatttatttattttttaggttcTAATATTCTTCTGGCAAGAATAGCAACCCGTCGAGCAAAACCAGATGGACAGTACCATTTAAAACCCGAGGAAGTGGATGATTTTATTAGAGGACAACTAGTTAATAATTTACCAGGTAACACTATCTCTTAGTTTCCCCTTAAAACTATTCCTGTTCTACAATATAAAACACGTCATTTAAAATtagtggggggggcattttcttggTGAATGTTACATCTCATCAGACCAACCACACCTATAAAATTTGTTTTGTACCTTGGGTATTGCACCCATTGGTCCCTTGGTTCCTGTACAATATcagtaataatatattttggctTTGAAATAGTTTGTCCCAAATAGAtccttttgcattttttaaagttttatctTGAAGCTGTTACACTTGCCATTCCTTCACTTTGGATGTATATGtcccaaatgcattattttgcatGTTTCAGCGTTAAATTGGTTGCTGTGTCGCTCTTGCTATTTTTTCCGGTTCACCTAAATCTATCTACTCTTGttgcatatatttttcattagcAAATATTTAGTTCCACCCCTTGAAATTGAATTTCTTAGACATGTCTTCTGTACACGAGCTTAtgctattaaacatattttgaaaTTGCTATAAAACTAAAAAACCTACAATGGAGCTGAGGGTCTTGGTTATTTTACTTAAGTGAGAAAAAACAAACTAGAGAATAAGACTAAGAAATAAAACTTTAGCGTTTAGCATTAATAATCATAAGAAAAATCCCTTTTCCCTAATTTTCATATAGAGGAGAAGGTGCAACAGCAACTCACTGTAGACCCCAGGACTAGTCTCTCACCCTATGACCTACTGACGCTAGTTATATCAATAAATTTAAGTAAATGTCTGCCTACCCCTCAAAAGGAACCTAGTTTACTCCAAAGCTGCCGCTAGACTAACAGCTAGACTCCCCTCtctacaaaacaattaaattcaGGAGACTGACTAGGAGCTTCTATTCAGTAATGTCcctgcctaaaaaaaatcactaacagAAGCAAAGAGGGCGGATAGGTTTCCTGCGCTGCCCTTTAAATAAACCGCTCACTTCAGcatacttgttttcttttttcaaaccCAAACTAGAAAGTAAGactaaaaaattagaaaaatcaaTTAGCCAAATTCCAGTTTTAAAGTCCtgtaattaatattataatctCGTCTTCTACATCTAAAGTTCTTACTTGGTTTGTCTCATTTAGGAGTTGGCAGGTCTATGGAACACAAACTCATGTCAATGGGCATTAAAACCTGTGGCGACCTCCAAAACATCACAATGTCAAAACTCCAGAAAGAGTTTGGACCAAAAACAGGGCAGATGTTGTACCGGTTTTGTAGGGGCTTAGACGATCGACCGAttagaaaagagaaagagagaaagtctGTGTCTGCTGAGATCAACTATGGCATCCGGTTTACAAAGGTACATCATTTTATAGTTATGTCaaaagtgtacattttttttttcaaacagaaTATACATtggccataacattatgaccacctgcctaatattgtgtaggtcctccTTTTGCCGCCACAACAGCCCTTACCCTTCAAGGTGAAGGTGTGCTATGGTATCTGGCagcaagacgttagcagcagatcctttaaatcctgtaagttgcgaggtggggcctccatggatcgaacttgtttgtccagcacatccctcAGATGTTCGATTCAACTGAGATCTGGGTATTTGAAGGCCAattcaacaccttgaacttgttttgttcctcaaaccattcctgaaccatgtATGCTTTGGGGCAgggcgcattatcctgctgaaagggACCAATGCCATCATGGGAAtaccgtgtccatgaaagggtgtacacgGTCTGCAGCAATGCTTATGTAGGTGGTACACGTCAAAGTAagatccacatgaatggcaggacccaaggtttcccagcagaacattgcccaaagcatcgcactgccttcttcccatagtgcatccaggtgccatgtgttctccaggagcttccccccacaagagctgcagttttggagatgctctcacccagtcgtctagccatcacaatttggcccttgtcaaagtcgctcagatccttacacttggccactttttcctgcttctaacacatcaactttgaggatgaaatgttctctTGCTGCCTAATAAATCTCACTCGCTGACATGATACCAAGatgatcagtgttattcacttcacctgtcagtggtcataatgttatggctgatcagcgaatatacattaattaaaaatgttgctgtatttttttgtgtgtgaaagAATTCTCAAAATGATATGCCATTTTTGGGTGTGTAGAATTATTctaataattaaatacattctaTTCCATTCTATGTTTCAGCCTCAGGAAGCTGACACTTTCCTCATGAACCTTTCTGATGAGATCCAAAGAAGGCTGCAGACAGTTGGTATGAAAGGACGTAAATTAACTCTTAAAATAATGGTTAGAAAAGCCGGAGCCCCCATAGAGCCGGCAAAGTTTGGAGGTCATGGAATTTGTGATAATGTTGCCAGGTGAGTATATTTAGTatgattttaatgtgatattcaTAGTTTATCTTAAGTGCCGTTAGTGCAATTACAAAATTTGTGGTGATGCTTTCGATAACGTTTTTTTAGTAGCTCAGTAATAAAAGATAAAACGAATGGGAATggctgaatgaatgaatatatatatatatatatatatatatataccactacAGTCTGTGTAAAGGATGACCTTTCCAGACAGCTTCatataatactttttaaattattccctGCTAGTTTCTGTATGCTTAGTTTTATCAGCTGTATGTTAAGCGGCATCTGTCATTTAACGGTGTGGTCTCTTCAAACGTGGATACAGAGGATTAAATATTGTCATATTCCATTGTAGcatatattaaaatagataGACTGTTAAAGGCGCTGTTTTATCTGTCtcgtatcttttttttttttactacaacttcctattttttccatttaatgatTAAATCATTGTTTGACTACTTTTGGTTAGGACTGTAACCCTAGACCAGGCGACTGATAATGGCCAAGCAATAGGCAGAGAAGCTCTGAATATGTTCCATTCTATGAAACTGAACATTGCTGATATGAGAGGGGTAAGTAGTACATCTGTTAATGTTAATAGTCATCCATAGCTACACTAATGGGGATAGTAATTAATGTAAAGTGCTGTTACTGAGtggaccatatatatatatatatatatatatatatatatatatatatatatatatatatatatacataccctaGACCTTACATTACTATCCTCCTGTATTTAAAGCATCTTTCTTCCTCAGAGCTAGAAGCGTTTACACTTCTGAATAAAGCCTACAgggtgtttttaatttttaataattatagatGTATTTTGCaccagaaatataaatattttgttaatctAGTTATGCGGTCATTATGAATACTTTGTACTGATGAACACTATTTTCTCTTCGTATATGGTCAGGTTGGGCTTCAGATGCACCAGTTGGTTCCAGTAAATAGGTCTTCTAACTCATCGTCCTTAAAATCTGGACTTCTGCATGGAGGCTCACGCTCAGTTCTAGATATGTTTCAGGGACAAAAGATGAAGAAGGCAGCAGACGATGACAGAAATGGTAATCTTTTAATAACATTGCTTAACAATGATGTGCAGTGCTGCAGACATGTTATTAAAGACGTGCATAAAACTCAGCATGCCTTCTCATTGAATGCTTTTAGCATTGACCAGCATTCACAGATTACGAATGGCTGGATTAGAGTACAGAAAGCATAGGAATCTGTAAAATGGCTCATACAAAGACCTTGTTAAGTGTATAGCCAGTGTGTGTTTATAACCCCTTCACACCATTAGGACACACAATTATAAACTGGAAACTGCAACTTGCAACAAGTGCTAGTTTGTGGTGTGTTTATAGTGAAAAAGTGCTTTGAATGTCTGAACAAATGCTTGGACGTTCCGATACTAATATGGTAATGTGTACACTGTAGCACAATAAAGACCCTACAGGTTCTGCATAAGCCCTACGGGaggagaggaaaaaataaacctatacaaataaatacaagcTCAACACAATGGAATGGGTTGTCCATCTTGCAGATACATTTTAGTTCAAATAAATTGAGATTAATTGGCAACATGGTTAATTACAGAAATTCTGACATTTGGAGTATTCTCCTGCTTTTATCTTTTCATCCATTACCTCCCGGAGGACAGGCCCCTAAGCCCCATAATGCTATAATTGCCAGTAAGCCGTGTAACCAGGAGCTGTGGCACTTGTATTATCTgcattgtatgtttttgtgtgtctATTGTTTTTGCGTAAGTTATTATCCTGTtgcaataatgtaatgtaaattgcAGTAATGATCAAAGCTAATCTGAGCTCTCCTTTCTGCTATTCCAGTTATTGTCGCTTCTGCGGATGTTGAAATATCATCTGGTTTGGGGACATGTCCTTCTTCTGTTTCCAGTTGTAATACGTGTGCCACATCTGATCAGGGCCCTAGTACCAGCAAAACAGAGTCCCCTGGGAAGAAGAATGGTCTGCATTCCCCAATCAATGTGAAGTCAAGACTCAATTTTACGATTGAGGTTCCCTCTCCCTCACAGGTCAGACTGACCCAGAGTTAGCCCATTCATTAGCTACCATGCACTGATCCTATTTTGCAAATTGCATGTGTTTTCTGGAGGTCAGTAGTGGAAAGATTCAATCTGCTTTCTATGTGGCATGGGATCGTTATCTAGACTGTAATTTAAAAGCTTCAAGATCTGCCATGTGACAAGCAATGGACTAAAACTTAGTGCACCTGCGTTCATGCCTGTGTGAGCGCGCTATAGAATTTAGTGCATGCATCGCGTTACAGCCATCCATTAGCCATTTTTAGTCCTCTTCAGTACCTGCTGACCACTGTATATAGTCTGCACTGGTGCCTGGCTCAGCAGCGTGCTTTGTGCTTTCCCAAGGTATACGAACCAATTTTGAGAGTGTCTTCTAATCTGTCTTATAGGTTGACCCATCTGTCTTGGAAGCATTACCTCCTGACATAAGGGAGCAAGTGGAACAAACACTTGCCATCCAAAATCGGTTACCACGCGATGAATGCAGGAAGGAGCCCTCAAATGGCAGAAGTATTGGTAGGGTCAAACAACAGACGGTGGCAACAGTTCTCTTACAGATTCCCCCGCTCTCAGACCAAAGTGAAGAGACGGGCATTAATGTGATAGCTCTTCCAGCATTTTCACAGGTGAGGAAAATGCGGTTTCAATGGATAACATAAGTACGTAGTAGTCATGTGACCGTATCGAATTGGCTTTCTGCCATATAGTTTCAAATAGTTTCCGTGCAGGAGACACCACACCACCAGGCTCTCTTTTCAGTGTGTATTAAGTGTTACCGGCACCTGTTTTCAGACGTGCGAAAGAGTGACAGAGTAGAGCTATTTCCCTCTTTAAGTGATATGTAAAATCATGTTGCGCATTTTGTTTGTTCAGGTGGATCCTGAAGTGTTTGCTGCcctacctcctgaactccaggAGGAGCTGAGAGCTGCTTATGGTCAGAGAAACAGGCAGCCAGAAAATAGCATTAATCTAAACCCATCCTTTGGTAAGTCCGTTTTCACCAGTGGGTGGTAACTGTGGGCTTGTATTCTAGTCCCTATGATACTCGTACCTAGTTTGAGCTTGAACAGAACGGAACTAGTTTATTTTGATGGTAGGggaaaacagaatttttttactatgcataatatatatatatatatatatatttttatatatttcagtttCAAAAAATCCTCTGCTACAACTGAAAAAGCATGCAGTGAAGtcaaagaaaaagaggagaaagaaaaacCACATAAGCCCAACGAAAAAAATCCAGAGTCCCTTGAAAACCATGCTGTTTAATAGCCCCACTAAAAATACCATGTCTTCGGGGAGTCCTCTTAAACATAAGGAAGGGTCCTTAAAACAAGAAGCCATACCTCAGATGCAGTCTCAGGTAAAACGGATACTGAGCTCAGGTATCAACTGCGCACGCGAGATTTCAATCAATCCTATCGCATTTCAAATCCTACACTTTCCATCAACGTATACCCAAAAACCTAcagggtgtaactagaaacttGCCAAGCAATATGTCCCACAGTGCAACATTTACCCCGAAATAGCTTGTGAGTGCAGCCTTTGCCCGCAGCAGCTTaccagtgccatcctaacccccaaccactctgtgccatcattgccctcaaatagcttgtctgtcccttaaaacatatacacttacacaaatttacatatgctaacacacatacaggtGACCCGGGCGGAAGGGCCCTGTGTAAACATCTTTAAAGGGGTAAGAGGAaacaggaacaaggggttgGCCTgggcccctgtagttatgccactggTAATGGGCACTCACACAGTAACTGTGTACTAGTAATATATTGAAGCTGTCAGCATGGTGCCAGTAAAGTCTCCCGCTGATAGGTGTAGTAATTTCTTTTGTGGTGGCAGGGACATCAACCGCCCTCCCCTGCAAAAGTGAATGGAAGTACGATTATGTCCTTATGCATTTGGGCCACTTTTTTGTAAGCATGTAATTAAAGTAATGGCACATTATGTGCTAATAGGTTGAATTGCACAAATCTGTGCTGCAGGGATCACAAACAATGCTTTTATGCTAAATTCTTACACACATTGCCTTCTAGGGTGAATTAGGCCCTTCAATGTCGACTAATCCAGGACCTCAGACTCAATGTGGCAATTCCTTCAGGTCAAGAGCACCTAATCTAGCTGGCGCTATTGAATTTAGTGACGTAAAAACATTGCTTAAAGAGTGGATTACCACAATCTCTGGTACGTTCTAAATGGTTAATGTGTTCTAAGGCAGAATGTGTTTGATTGatttacagtgaaggaaattATTTGTATAGATTTagtatttcaaaacatttttcaacatcGTGCCCACACTGTCATCAGCCACCTCCttatattaaagaaacatttttttctctaatcCAGTGTCCAGTTctatgtacaaaatgtatatcaaacttaaagggacagtctgtcATTTACCATGTAAAGCAAAATGAATATTAGAGAAATCTTTGACTAAAAATCAAATTTAAGCACTTACCTGTCACAGAAGGCTGctgtgcagcagcagcagcccccccccccttcatggTCCTGTAGTTT
This sequence is a window from Spea bombifrons isolate aSpeBom1 chromosome 2, aSpeBom1.2.pri, whole genome shotgun sequence. Protein-coding genes within it:
- the REV1 gene encoding DNA repair protein REV1 isoform X2, with the translated sequence MDCFFVSVGIRNRPDLKGKPVAVTSNRGAGRQLLREGADPHLEFQYYQNKVLNGKAELPNKEAPSNHESSGFAQRNGLDLDASNLSLAEIASCSYEARKAGVKNGMFFGKAKQLCPDLQVVPYDFDAYKEVAMTMYNTLASYTHDIEAVSCDEALADITEILAETRLAPDEVATAIRNDIKEKTGCAASIGMGSNILLARIATRRAKPDGQYHLKPEEVDDFIRGQLVNNLPGVGRSMEHKLMSMGIKTCGDLQNITMSKLQKEFGPKTGQMLYRFCRGLDDRPIRKEKERKSVSAEINYGIRFTKPQEADTFLMNLSDEIQRRLQTVGMKGRKLTLKIMVRKAGAPIEPAKFGGHGICDNVARTVTLDQATDNGQAIGREALNMFHSMKLNIADMRGVGLQMHQLVPVNRSSNSSSLKSGLLHGGSRSVLDMFQGQKMKKAADDDRNVIVASADVEISSGLGTCPSSVSSCNTCATSDQGPSTSKTESPGKKNGLHSPINVKSRLNFTIEVPSPSQVDPSVLEALPPDIREQVEQTLAIQNRLPRDECRKEPSNGRSIGRVKQQTVATVLLQIPPLSDQSEETGINVIALPAFSQVDPEVFAALPPELQEELRAAYGQRNRQPENSINLNPSFVSKNPLLQLKKHAVKSKKKRRKKNHISPTKKIQSPLKTMLFNSPTKNTMSSGSPLKHKEGSLKQEAIPQMQSQGELGPSMSTNPGPQTQCGNSFRSRAPNLAGAIEFSDVKTLLKEWITTISDPMEEDILQVVKYCTDLIEEKDLEKLDLVIKYMKRLMQQSVESVWNMAFEFILDNVQVVLQQTYGSSLKVV